DNA sequence from the Methanobacterium petrolearium genome:
ACACAAAACCATACAGGTTGATCCACTCATCGAACCAGTCCAGAAAGTATGTAGTCGTTCTGTGGACGATGAGAATTATAAACTAGCTGGCGCAAATCTCAAGGCCCGTATGAGGATGCTAATCCTTTATTACCATGCTAACGCATTGAACCGGTTGGTAGCAGGTACTGGTAATAGAACCGAACTTTTAGTGGGTTATTTCACCAAATATGGTGATGGTGGGGTGGATATCCTCCCTATTGGGGGATTGTACAAAACTGATGTAAGAAAATTAGCAGAACATCTTGAAATCCCTGATAACATTCAAAATAAAGATCCTACAGCAGGGTTATGGCCAGGACAGACTGATGAAGATGATCTCGGAATAAAATACGAACTTTTAGATGAGATATTGTACCTCATGGCTGAAAAAGGAATGGAAAAAGACGAAATCGCTCAAAAACTCAAAATAAGCCTGGATGAAGTGGTAAATGTTAAATTAATGGTGAGGGCAGCAGAACACAAACTAAAAATGCCACCGATGCCACCAATAGTTAGGTAACTCTGATAACATAACCTTACCGGATGAAAACACCCACTATTTAAATTATAAATGATATATGGGTTTAATCAATGACATATGGGAAGTTTTGCATGTATTCAATGATTTATGTAACTGTTTCTGGAGTTGAAGAAGCCAAAAAAATAGCGAAAATTCTTTTAAATGAAAAAATTGTAGCCTGTGCTAATATAATCCCTGTCATGGAATCTATTTATTGGTGGGAGGGAGATCTGGAGGAAGATGTTGAATCCATCCTCCTTTTGAAGACCAGTTCAGAATTGGTAGATAAAGTTATAGACAGGGTAAAAGATATTCACAGTTACCAAACTCCCTGCGTGCTGGAAATCCAGATTAAAAAGGGATCACAGGACTACTTGGATTGGCTGGAAAACGCATTGAAATAGTCAAATCTAGTATAACTTGTTTAAATTTTTAGTTAAGAAATTGATGATAATTTAATTTTACCAAATCAAAGACAATAATGGCGGTGATGCAGTGACAGACATTAAAATAGAGGAGAAATGGCAGAAGAAATGGAAAGATGCAAAATTATTTCAATCTAATCCTGATAACCGAGAAAAAGTTTTCTTAACCGTGGCCTATCCCTACCCCAGCGGGGCAATGCACGTGGGACACGGCCGTACATACACAGTACCTGATGTTTACGCCCGTTTTAAGAGAATGCAAGGATACAATGTACTATTCCCCATGGGATGGCATGTAACCGGGGCACCAGTAATAGGCATAGCCAAACGTATTAAAAGACAGGATCCCTGGACACTTGACATCTACCAAAACGTTCACAAAGTACCATTAAGTGAACTTGAAAAGTTCACCGACCCCCATTACATTGTAAAATATTTCAGCGAAGAATACCGTCAGGTAATGACACACTTAGGTTATTCCATTGACTGGAGACGCGAATTCACCACCATAGACCCCACTTACCAGAAATTCATCACCTGGCAATTCGCTAAACTCAATGAAAAAGGATTAGTACGCCGAGGATCCCACCCGGTTAAGTACTGCCCAGATGATGAAAACCCAGTAGGGGACCATGACCTTCTGGAAGGTGAAGGAGTCACAATAAACGAATTAACCTTGATTAAGTTTTCAATAAATGGAACATATCTGGTAGCCGCCACATTCAGGCCCGAAACGCTATTCGGTGCTACTAACATCTGGTTAAATCCTGATGAGAAATATGTTAAGGTTAAAATGGATGATGAGGAATGGATCATCAGCCAAAAAGCCTATGAAAATCTGTTAAACCAGAAAAACAACCTGGAACTGGTGGGAGATGTTGATGCAGCTGGTCTCATTGGACAGTACGTGGAAAACCCTGTAACCGGAAAAAAACACATGATTTTACCTGCATCATTCGTAGACCCTGATTATGCTACGGGAGTAGTATATTCTGTACCTGCACATGCCCCTGCTGATTACATAGCTCTCCAGGACCTTAAAAATGACACTGAAACCCTGAAAAAATATGGAATACAGGAAAAAGTCGAAAAAATCCAGCCAATCGGCCTTATAAGCCTTAAAGGATTTGGAAAACACCCTGCAGTGGAGATGATAGAGCAGATGGGTGTTAAAAACCAGAATGACCCCAAACTCAAGGAAGCCACCAACCAAATGTACAAACTGGAACATGCAAAGGGAGTAATCAAAGAGCATGTTACAGATTACGCTGGCTTCAAGGTACCTCAGGCCAGGGATGCCATTAAAGAACACCTCCTGGAAGTGGGTAAAGGGGACATAATGTATGAATTCGCAGAAAAACCTGTGATCTGCCGTTGCGGCACTAAATGTGTGGTTAAAATTCTGGACAACCAGTGGTTCCTCAAATACTCCGATGAAAAATGGACCCAGACCACCCTCAACTGCCTGGAAGGTATGAACACCGTACCAGGGGAGATAAGATCCAACTTTGAATATTACCTTAACTGGTTACATGACTGGGCATGTGCCCGTAGAATAGGATTGGGAACACCCTTACCATGGGATCCACAATGGTTAATCGAGCCTTTAAGTGACTCAACCATTTACATGAGTTATTACACCATCGCCCCCCACTTGAAAAAGATGGACCCTGAAAAAATGGATGAAGAATTCTTTGATCACATTTTCCTGGATAAAAAAACCGATAAAAACATTCCACCCGCCATAAAAGAAGAATTCAACTACTGGTATCCCTTAGACTGGAGGTTATCTGCCAAGGACCTGGTGGGAAACCACCTTTCATTCCACCTGTTCCATCACTCTGCCATATTCCCTGAGGAAAAATGGCCCCAGGGAGTGGTGGTCTTTGGAATGGGCCTCCTGGAAGGCAATAAAATGTCTTCTTCCAAGGGAAACATCATCCTCCTGGAAGATGCCATAAAAATCCACGGAGCCGATGTGGTACGGTTGTTCCTCATGTCCTCAGCTGAACCATGGCAGGACTTTGACTGGAGGGAAAAAGAGGTTATAGGAACCAAAAAACGCCTAGAATGGTTCATAGAATTCGCTGCCATGGTGGATGAACTACACGGTTCACAGATCCAGTTAACAGATTACATCCAAGCCCCGGATGTTGATAACTCCATCAACGCCTGGATGATCAGCCAGGTTAACCAGAGGGTTCGAGACGCCACCCATGCATTGGAAGGATTCCAGACCAGGAAAGCACTACAAGAAGCATTATTCCTGTTTAAGAAGGACATAGACCATTATCTGCACAGGGTGGACCATGAACTCAAGAAAGATGCTGGTCAGGAAGAAATAACCCAGGTACTTGCACATGTCTTAGGAATATGGATCCGTTTAATGGCCCCATTCACCCCACATGCCTGTGAAGAACTGTGGGAAAGACACGGAGGTCAGGGATTTGCATCACAAACGCCATGGCCTGAAGTAGATGAAAGTCTCATTGATGAAAAAGTCCACAAGGGTGAGGAAATCATCCAGGGACTGGTGGATGATGTCAGGGAGATTGAAAAGATCACCAAAACCATCCCAGAAAAAGTACATGTTTACCTGGCTCCTGAATGGAAATGGAAGGTCTTTGAAATTGCCCATGAAGTTGGAAAACCAGATGTTGGTCAGATCATGGGAAGATCCATTAAGGCCAACATCCATGATGATAAGAAGGAACTGGCAGGATTCGCCCAGAAGATAGTTCGAGAGATGACCCGTATAAACTACGTAGGATATGTAGATGAAAAACACCTCTTGGAAGATGCACTGGACTACATTGCCAGAGGAACAGGTGCCCAGGTGATAATATACCAGGAACCAACTTACGATCCCAAAAACAAAGCCAGGAATGCATTACCCTACAAACCAGCACTGTATATTGAATGAAATTCGACATTAAAAATACAGGTTAAAATATAGGATCATCTCCCTTTAAAGGGGGATGATATTGGGGTTTTAGAGGTGTAATTATCTTTTAACAAAAGGTGATTACCTGATAAACGTGACATGCATAGTTATTCTTTCTATTAACTTTTTGTCACGCGATTTTTAAGAGTTCCAATTCCTTCCACATTAACTTCTGCAACATCACCAACCTGCAGGGGTCCCACTCCTGGCGGAGTTCCAGTGGCGATCACATCACCTGGTTGCAGGGTCATAATTTCTGATATAAAGCTTATCAACTCTTTTGGAGTAAATATCATATTTTTGGTACGGGAATCCTGTTTAACTTCACCATTAACCTTCATACATACTCTCTGATTAGAAGGATCAAGTTCAGTTTCTATCCATGGGCCGATGGGACAGAATGTATCGAAACTTTTTGCACGAGTCCACTGCCCATCTTTTTCCTGTAAATCTCGGGCAGTAACATCGTTAAGAACAGTATAACCTGCAATGTAATCCAAAGCATCATCTTCACTAACGAAACGGGCTTCATGACCAATCACCACAGCCAATTCTGCCTCATAATCCACATGATGGGACTGGGCAGGATAAATGATACTATCTTCATGGCCGATAACCGTAGTTGAAGGCTTTAAAAACAGGATAGGTTCATCAGGAAGGGCCATATTCAACTCTTCAGCATGGTCACGGTAATTTAAACCCACACAAATGATTTTACTGGGTTTAACTGGTGGAAGAATCTTAACTTCATTTAACAAGTAAAACTCTTTCCTTTCCAGATGATCAGGGTGTGAATGGGCTGCTTCAAGGAGAGAATGTTCTATTTCAACCATTCCTCCAT
Encoded proteins:
- a CDS encoding NAD+ synthase, whose amino-acid sequence is MGYDNRILPVLDVSKVAFEISTFIENSLIESNAQGLVVGLSGGLDSSVTAKLCAEVVNKDKILGLIMPSQSTNKEDINDAVNLAEELGIKHKTIQVDPLIEPVQKVCSRSVDDENYKLAGANLKARMRMLILYYHANALNRLVAGTGNRTELLVGYFTKYGDGGVDILPIGGLYKTDVRKLAEHLEIPDNIQNKDPTAGLWPGQTDEDDLGIKYELLDEILYLMAEKGMEKDEIAQKLKISLDEVVNVKLMVRAAEHKLKMPPMPPIVR
- the cutA gene encoding divalent-cation tolerance protein CutA, with amino-acid sequence MYSMIYVTVSGVEEAKKIAKILLNEKIVACANIIPVMESIYWWEGDLEEDVESILLLKTSSELVDKVIDRVKDIHSYQTPCVLEIQIKKGSQDYLDWLENALK
- the leuS gene encoding leucine--tRNA ligase, whose protein sequence is MTDIKIEEKWQKKWKDAKLFQSNPDNREKVFLTVAYPYPSGAMHVGHGRTYTVPDVYARFKRMQGYNVLFPMGWHVTGAPVIGIAKRIKRQDPWTLDIYQNVHKVPLSELEKFTDPHYIVKYFSEEYRQVMTHLGYSIDWRREFTTIDPTYQKFITWQFAKLNEKGLVRRGSHPVKYCPDDENPVGDHDLLEGEGVTINELTLIKFSINGTYLVAATFRPETLFGATNIWLNPDEKYVKVKMDDEEWIISQKAYENLLNQKNNLELVGDVDAAGLIGQYVENPVTGKKHMILPASFVDPDYATGVVYSVPAHAPADYIALQDLKNDTETLKKYGIQEKVEKIQPIGLISLKGFGKHPAVEMIEQMGVKNQNDPKLKEATNQMYKLEHAKGVIKEHVTDYAGFKVPQARDAIKEHLLEVGKGDIMYEFAEKPVICRCGTKCVVKILDNQWFLKYSDEKWTQTTLNCLEGMNTVPGEIRSNFEYYLNWLHDWACARRIGLGTPLPWDPQWLIEPLSDSTIYMSYYTIAPHLKKMDPEKMDEEFFDHIFLDKKTDKNIPPAIKEEFNYWYPLDWRLSAKDLVGNHLSFHLFHHSAIFPEEKWPQGVVVFGMGLLEGNKMSSSKGNIILLEDAIKIHGADVVRLFLMSSAEPWQDFDWREKEVIGTKKRLEWFIEFAAMVDELHGSQIQLTDYIQAPDVDNSINAWMISQVNQRVRDATHALEGFQTRKALQEALFLFKKDIDHYLHRVDHELKKDAGQEEITQVLAHVLGIWIRLMAPFTPHACEELWERHGGQGFASQTPWPEVDESLIDEKVHKGEEIIQGLVDDVREIEKITKTIPEKVHVYLAPEWKWKVFEIAHEVGKPDVGQIMGRSIKANIHDDKKELAGFAQKIVREMTRINYVGYVDEKHLLEDALDYIARGTGAQVIIYQEPTYDPKNKARNALPYKPALYIE
- a CDS encoding fumarylacetoacetate hydrolase family protein; amino-acid sequence: MKLLRFKKDGKEKNGAIINGGMVEIEHSLLEAAHSHPDHLERKEFYLLNEVKILPPVKPSKIICVGLNYRDHAEELNMALPDEPILFLKPSTTVIGHEDSIIYPAQSHHVDYEAELAVVIGHEARFVSEDDALDYIAGYTVLNDVTARDLQEKDGQWTRAKSFDTFCPIGPWIETELDPSNQRVCMKVNGEVKQDSRTKNMIFTPKELISFISEIMTLQPGDVIATGTPPGVGPLQVGDVAEVNVEGIGTLKNRVTKS